The Pseudomonas sp. TH06 genome contains the following window.
GCGGCAGTGCTGCAACCGATTCGAGGGCGAAAAACAGGTGACGTGCTTGCGCAGGAACAGGGGTGGCGAGAATGCCCGGCTGGTAGTAACTCATGTGAACTCCTTGGAAAGTGCGCGGGAGTTTACCTGTGGCCAGACGGTTTGTGTGGTTGAAACGCTGATGTACTAAGCACGAAGTTCCCTTGTGGCGAGGGGATTTATCCCCGATCGGCGGCGCAGCCGTCGCAAAACAGGTATATGCCGTCTTCCAGAAAACCGCGCTTGCAGGTTTTTGGGGCCGCTTCGCAACCCATCGGGGATGAATCCCCTCGCCACAGGGTTCATCTAAACCGTTGTGCTGCTCTCAACCCGCCACGCACTCGGGCTCATTCCCGTCCAGCGCTTGAACGCCCGGCGAAAACTGCGCACATCGCTGTAGCCGACTTCTTCAGTAATCCGCTCGATGGGCATGTCCGGATTGGCCAGCAGACTCATCGTCCGCGCCTGCCGCACTTGCTCCAGCAAGGCTTCAAAGGTCAGCGAATGCTCGGTCAGGCGCCGGCGCAACGTGCGGCTGCTCATGTTCAGGTCACCGGCAATCTTTTCGATATGGCTGCCCCGGCTCAGGTCCCGGGCAATCGCGCGTTCCACGGCTTGAATCAGATCAAGCTTCTGATGCACCTGCGCCGCTTCCAGTTCCAGCAACGCCACCGCCTGACGCAACGCCAGCGAGTGGTGATTGGGCAGGTTGACGTCTAGCCATTGCGCGTCGATCAACATGCGATTGTGCAGGCAACCGAAGCGCACGTGCGGCCCAAGCAGGCGGTGATACTCGCTCAGGTAATCCGGTGCGGCATGCACGAACTCCACGGCAATTGCCTGAAAATCGGCCCCCGCCAGCGCTCGACCGTACACCAGCAGACTGGCGAAAAACTCCTCGACCGCGAACACCTGGACATCGGCGAACGGCAAGCGGCATTCGGCATCGAGATGCACCTGTTCACCGACCACATCGGCGCTCGAAACCACAATCCCGCCCGACGTGTGCTGATGGCGAATCCCCAGGGCAAAGGCATCGCGCAAGGTCTTGCACAGCGACAGAACATGGCCGAGCAGCCCCAGCGTGCCGAGTACATTCTGCGCGCCGACCCACAGGCCCAGGCCCTGATTGGGCAGCACCTTGAGCGCACGCTGAATCATCGCCACAGCCTGGCGATAGGAAATCCGCTGCGCCGGATCCTGCAAATCTTCGAGAGTAAAACCCAGGCCACGGCACAGGCTTTCGGGGTCGACGCCCTTGTTCTGCGCGACTTCGGCGAGGGTTTGCAGGAGAAACGGCGAGACCAGCGCCAGTTCAAAGGTCGGGTCTTGGACTTTTACGTTCATGGGGGCGAGACATTCCGGAGCACGCTTGATTGTTATTTTTGTAACCGGTTATGTCGAAAGAAGTTAGCACAGGGTTGGCGCACTGTCCGCAGAAGTCCCCCTAACTGTCCGCCAATACCCTGCCCTGTCGGGCGCCAAGCGCTTATTTCTATAGTGCCGGGCGTCCTGCGTGCCGGCGTTGCGCCCAATCACAATAATAATGAGGACGGATATGAACCCGAACCGCGCGACTTACCGTTGCCGCCTGGCCCTGACATTCCTGGGCTGCACCGCAACCCTGCCGGCGCTGGCCACCGAAGCCGGCGTCGACAACATCGGCCCCGGCACCGACGGCTTCTTCATGCTGCCACTGGAAGTCGACAGCCTTCCGGAGAACATGGTCGCGTTCAACCTCTACTACAACCATTACAAGGCGACGAAGCTCAACATCAGCTCGTTTGGCGGCAAAGTGCCGAATGTCGAGATCGAGTCCACCGCGGTGATTCCACGCCTCGATTATCTAAGCCCGGTGCGCCTATTCGGCGGACGCCTGGCCGGCTACATCGCCCAGCCGTGGTTGAAACAGGAAGTCTCGGTGTTCGGCCTCAGCGACACCCGCGAAGGCATGGGCGACACCACCGTCGCGCCGATCATTCTGTGGGACATGGGCAAGAATCTGACCCTCGGCGCCGCCCTGGAAGTCACCGTGCCGACCGGTGAATACAGCGTCGATCGGCTGGCCAACACCAGCAACAATTTCTACACCTACAAACCGCTGTTCTCCTTCACCTGGCTGCCGACGGACAAGACCGAGGTGTCGATGAAGACCACTTACAGCTTCAACGAGAAAAACAAGGACACCGACTACAAGTCCGGGCAGATCTTCCACTTCGATTACTCCGCCAGTTACAAGATCACCGACGACCTGATGCTCGGCATCAACGGCTACTACCTCAAGCAGACCACCGACGACAAACAGTTCGGCCACACCGTGCAGTTTGCCGGGCAGGACGTCGACGACGGGGTGCGTGGCAAGGTGTTCGCGATTGGTCCGGCGCTGCACTTCACTTTCCTCAAATACGCCAGCGCGGAGATTCGCTGGGCCAAGGAATTCGACGTGGAGAACCGACCGGAGGGGGAAATGCTCTGGGCCAAAGTCAGCATCCCCTACGCCTTCTGACCACCGCTACCCCCTGTAGGAGCTGCCGAAGGCTGCGATCTTTTGATTGTGTTTTTGAGAAGCAAGATCAAAGGATCGCAGCCTTCGGCAGCTCCTACAGGCGGCTATGAACGAGCCTACAACAGCGATTGGAATTCCTCATCGCGCGAAAGAAACGTCTGACATCTTTAGCACAAGCACTACGGGACACTGCGCACTTCGTCCTGCCAGTGACGACAGCGAGCCACATCCCCCTTAGACTGCTTCACATTGATCATGGAGGTCATTATGAGCGCCGAACTTTCCCCCATCGTTTCTGAATTTGAATCTGAAGAGCAGGCCGCGAGCTATGACCGCTGGTTTCGTGCCAAGGTGCAAGCCTCGATTGATGACCCGCGTCCCAGCATTCCGCACGATCAGGTGATGGCCGAGATGCGTGCCCTCATCGAATTGAAACTCAACAAACTCAGTGCTGGTTGACTGGCGACCCGAAGCTCGCACTGCACTCTGGCAAATTCTCAATTACATCGCTGACCGTAACGCTGTTGCGGCCAGCCAACTGCACGCAGCCATCGAGGTTGCTACCTCGGCCCTTCCGGAACATCCCTACCTTTATCGATTCGGACGAGCACCCAGCACCAGGGAAATCGTCGTCCACCCAAACTATGTGGTGGTGTACCGGATTACCAATCGGATCGAGATCCTGAACGTTTTGCATGCCCGACAAGAGTATCCATGAGCGCTCTTGATCAATGCGCGCAAAAAAAGGGCGGCCAACTGGCCGCCCAAAAGTACTTCACGAGAGTCCTTTTACAACGTCAGCTGCCCCCGCTCCTCCTCGGTCAACTGCTGTTTCGCCTGTTCATCGAGCGCACCCGCACCCAACACCTGCACCGGGCTGTTCGGGTTGTAACCCGGGGCCGGTGC
Protein-coding sequences here:
- a CDS encoding AraC family transcriptional regulator, with the translated sequence MNVKVQDPTFELALVSPFLLQTLAEVAQNKGVDPESLCRGLGFTLEDLQDPAQRISYRQAVAMIQRALKVLPNQGLGLWVGAQNVLGTLGLLGHVLSLCKTLRDAFALGIRHQHTSGGIVVSSADVVGEQVHLDAECRLPFADVQVFAVEEFFASLLVYGRALAGADFQAIAVEFVHAAPDYLSEYHRLLGPHVRFGCLHNRMLIDAQWLDVNLPNHHSLALRQAVALLELEAAQVHQKLDLIQAVERAIARDLSRGSHIEKIAGDLNMSSRTLRRRLTEHSLTFEALLEQVRQARTMSLLANPDMPIERITEEVGYSDVRSFRRAFKRWTGMSPSAWRVESSTTV
- a CDS encoding transporter, whose translation is MNPNRATYRCRLALTFLGCTATLPALATEAGVDNIGPGTDGFFMLPLEVDSLPENMVAFNLYYNHYKATKLNISSFGGKVPNVEIESTAVIPRLDYLSPVRLFGGRLAGYIAQPWLKQEVSVFGLSDTREGMGDTTVAPIILWDMGKNLTLGAALEVTVPTGEYSVDRLANTSNNFYTYKPLFSFTWLPTDKTEVSMKTTYSFNEKNKDTDYKSGQIFHFDYSASYKITDDLMLGINGYYLKQTTDDKQFGHTVQFAGQDVDDGVRGKVFAIGPALHFTFLKYASAEIRWAKEFDVENRPEGEMLWAKVSIPYAF
- a CDS encoding antitoxin, translating into MSAELSPIVSEFESEEQAASYDRWFRAKVQASIDDPRPSIPHDQVMAEMRALIELKLNKLSAG
- a CDS encoding type II toxin-antitoxin system RelE/ParE family toxin; amino-acid sequence: MLVDWRPEARTALWQILNYIADRNAVAASQLHAAIEVATSALPEHPYLYRFGRAPSTREIVVHPNYVVVYRITNRIEILNVLHARQEYP